The following proteins are co-located in the Flavobacterium sp. CECT 9288 genome:
- a CDS encoding sterol desaturase family protein: MEEYGKILVFVMPVFLILIIIEKIYGHYKGEDTSPNMDSVSSVSSGMVNSLKDVLGLSITLVSYDWIVSKIALFNLEASILTYFIGFVAIDFYGYWSHRLSHQINFLWNKHAIHHSSEEFNLACALRQPVSSFVNLFTFLLIPAALLGVPYKVIAITLPIHLFLQFWYHTKHIKKIGFLENILVSPSHHRVHHAINPEYMDKNHSQIFIIWDKLFGTFQAELESAPPVFGITRPARTWNPIRINFQHLWLLITDAWRAENWKDKFTIWFKPTGWRPENFEEKYPVTKITNVYDFEKYGVQHSKKLMYWSLFQAIMTLLLISYMYNSIAIIGLPNVFIYGAFIFLTVYSYTELMDTRKTSVFWEGIRFIFGIGLIFYFGDWFGMNQLFPFASSIIGGYLVLSLAVTVYFVSINFEKETMIVAQS; encoded by the coding sequence ATGGAAGAATACGGTAAAATTTTAGTTTTTGTAATGCCTGTCTTTTTGATATTGATTATCATCGAGAAAATTTATGGGCATTACAAAGGGGAAGATACTTCACCTAATATGGATTCAGTTTCAAGCGTAAGTTCTGGAATGGTTAACTCCCTAAAAGATGTTTTGGGGCTTAGCATAACCCTAGTTTCATACGATTGGATTGTATCTAAAATTGCTTTATTCAATCTTGAAGCTTCCATTTTAACTTATTTTATTGGATTTGTAGCTATTGATTTTTATGGCTATTGGAGCCATCGTTTGTCGCATCAAATTAATTTTTTATGGAACAAACATGCCATTCACCACAGTAGCGAGGAATTCAATTTGGCTTGTGCTCTACGTCAACCAGTTTCCAGTTTCGTCAATTTGTTTACCTTTTTATTAATTCCAGCAGCGCTTTTAGGAGTTCCCTACAAGGTGATTGCAATTACCCTACCAATTCATTTATTTCTTCAATTTTGGTACCACACCAAACACATTAAGAAAATTGGTTTTCTAGAAAACATTCTGGTTTCTCCCTCCCATCATAGGGTACATCATGCTATCAACCCTGAATATATGGACAAAAATCATTCACAAATATTCATTATTTGGGATAAACTGTTTGGAACTTTTCAGGCGGAACTAGAAAGCGCTCCACCTGTTTTTGGAATTACAAGACCAGCGAGAACCTGGAATCCAATTCGGATTAATTTTCAGCATCTATGGTTACTCATTACCGATGCTTGGCGAGCAGAAAACTGGAAAGATAAGTTTACCATTTGGTTTAAACCAACGGGCTGGCGTCCAGAAAATTTTGAAGAAAAATATCCTGTAACAAAAATTACCAATGTATATGATTTTGAAAAATACGGTGTTCAACATTCTAAAAAACTGATGTACTGGTCCCTTTTTCAAGCGATTATGACGTTGTTATTGATTAGTTATATGTATAATTCGATCGCAATAATAGGTTTGCCAAATGTATTTATTTATGGAGCATTCATCTTCCTTACGGTTTACAGTTACACGGAACTTATGGACACACGTAAAACTTCTGTGTTTTGGGAAGGTATCCGTTTTATATTTGGAATTGGACTGATTTTCTATTTTGGAGATTGGTTTGGCATGAATCAACTCTTTCCTTTTGCCAGTTCTATTATCGGCGGTTACCTGGTATTATCCTTAGCCGTAACGGTATATTTTGTCAGCATAAACTTTGAAAAAGAAACAATGATTGTAGCTCAATCTTAA
- a CDS encoding 2-dehydro-3-deoxyphosphooctonate aldolase: MKNTLVIFILFITLSGCTSTKSTLQNTDDNAPDLQLTQKNTFIITEYSTDKKYGYNKDYPVNIFFNNTNNETINQERFINALAGPKGEKITFTKLESCCPFPTKRSDMGAGLLDVFELKWDGQKTPVLLYLNIYEKGVVKVPVGLTLKK; the protein is encoded by the coding sequence ATGAAAAATACACTAGTTATATTTATCCTCTTCATTACTTTATCGGGGTGTACAAGTACAAAATCTACATTACAAAACACCGATGACAATGCTCCTGACTTACAACTCACACAGAAAAATACCTTTATTATAACTGAATATAGCACGGATAAAAAATACGGGTACAATAAAGATTATCCTGTCAATATTTTTTTCAATAACACCAACAACGAAACCATTAATCAAGAGCGTTTTATAAATGCACTTGCAGGACCTAAAGGAGAAAAAATCACCTTTACCAAACTAGAAAGTTGCTGCCCTTTTCCAACGAAGAGAAGCGACATGGGTGCAGGTCTGCTTGATGTATTTGAATTAAAATGGGATGGACAAAAAACACCTGTACTACTATACCTTAATATTTACGAAAAAGGAGTTGTCAAAGTTCCTGTAGGTCTTACTTTAAAAAAATAA
- the prmA gene encoding 50S ribosomal protein L11 methyltransferase — translation MSNIYIGYHFTISPKEIGSEILIAELGEKAFESFTETENGISAFVQKDLWDEMILDDIQILQSEEFTIDYTFEEIEQVNWNEEWEKNFDPIDVDGKCHVRAPFHPKTDAEYDIIIEPKMSFGTGHHETTHMMIQHLLEIDVTGMKTLDMGCGTAILAILAEMKGAQPIDAIDIDNWCYLNSIENAERNNCQHITVYEGEAALLEGKNYDLIIANINRNILLNDMHAYVSSLNTNGTLLLSGFYEEDIPFIDASCQENGLQYVKKFQRNNWVSLKYTK, via the coding sequence ATGTCAAACATATATATTGGATATCATTTTACAATTAGCCCGAAAGAAATTGGGTCTGAAATACTCATTGCTGAATTAGGCGAAAAAGCATTTGAAAGTTTTACTGAAACTGAAAATGGAATTTCAGCTTTTGTTCAAAAGGATTTATGGGACGAAATGATATTAGATGACATTCAAATACTGCAATCTGAGGAGTTTACAATTGATTACACTTTTGAAGAAATTGAGCAAGTAAACTGGAATGAAGAATGGGAAAAAAACTTTGATCCTATTGATGTCGATGGAAAATGCCATGTAAGAGCGCCTTTTCATCCAAAAACCGATGCAGAATACGATATCATTATAGAACCGAAAATGAGTTTTGGAACGGGTCACCATGAAACCACACACATGATGATTCAGCATTTATTAGAAATAGATGTTACCGGAATGAAAACACTTGACATGGGTTGTGGTACTGCCATTCTTGCCATTCTTGCCGAAATGAAAGGAGCTCAACCGATTGATGCTATTGATATAGACAACTGGTGTTATCTTAACTCAATAGAAAATGCAGAACGCAATAATTGCCAGCACATTACCGTTTATGAAGGTGAAGCTGCACTACTTGAGGGTAAGAATTACGATTTAATTATTGCAAATATAAACCGTAACATTTTACTTAATGACATGCACGCGTATGTAAGCAGTCTAAATACAAACGGAACATTGTTATTAAGTGGCTTTTATGAAGAAGACATTCCTTTTATTGATGCATCATGTCAAGAAAATGGTTTGCAATATGTTAAAAAATTTCAAAGAAATAATTGGGTTTCTTTAAAGTACACCAAATAA
- a CDS encoding lysoplasmalogenase, protein MKSTIILKSFIGFSLVYLLIILFEKEEIAWFLKPLLLPFLILAVYINEKFTTNNVLLTALTLSWIGDIILMFSDKGELYFIAGLIAFLLSHISYIILFSKQLRIYIKKSKIIYWIGVTAIALYLIVMMLILLPSLGHLKAPVFVYALTISIMLLFALKGFLNWQKPASIYILIGAIIFVASDSILAIDKFYTPLQYSSFLIMATYLIAQYLIVTGILKLNKKK, encoded by the coding sequence ATGAAAAGCACCATAATATTAAAAAGTTTCATTGGGTTTAGTCTAGTGTACCTTTTGATAATTCTTTTTGAAAAAGAAGAAATTGCCTGGTTTTTGAAACCGCTTTTATTGCCATTTCTAATTCTGGCTGTTTATATTAATGAAAAATTTACTACCAACAATGTTCTTTTAACAGCATTGACTTTATCTTGGATTGGTGATATTATCTTGATGTTTTCTGACAAAGGAGAATTGTATTTTATTGCAGGATTGATTGCCTTTTTACTTTCCCATATTTCTTATATCATACTATTTAGTAAACAATTAAGGATCTATATAAAGAAAAGTAAAATCATTTACTGGATAGGAGTTACAGCAATTGCCTTATATTTAATTGTAATGATGCTGATTTTGTTACCAAGTTTGGGTCACTTAAAAGCCCCAGTTTTTGTATACGCACTAACAATTTCAATTATGTTGTTATTTGCTCTTAAAGGATTTTTAAACTGGCAAAAACCTGCCAGTATATATATTTTAATAGGAGCCATCATTTTTGTCGCTTCAGATAGTATTTTGGCCATTGATAAATTCTATACACCGTTGCAATACAGTTCTTTCTTGATTATGGCAACTTATTTAATTGCACAATATTTGATTGTAACTGGCATTTTGAAACTAAACAAAAAAAAGTAG
- a CDS encoding DUF6691 family protein: MKNSIKFLAVGFIFGIVLTKSEAVSWYRIYEMFQFQSFHMYGIISVAILTGIIGIQIIKRNNITDIKGESIEIPDKEKGSARYWIGGLFFGLGWALVGSCPGPIFILLGAGFWTVLIVLFGALLGTYLYGLLKNKLPH, from the coding sequence ATGAAAAATAGTATAAAATTTTTAGCAGTTGGTTTCATTTTTGGAATTGTTTTAACAAAATCCGAAGCCGTTTCTTGGTATAGAATTTATGAAATGTTTCAATTTCAGTCGTTTCACATGTACGGAATTATTTCGGTAGCGATATTGACTGGAATTATTGGGATTCAAATCATAAAAAGAAATAACATCACAGACATCAAAGGAGAATCAATAGAAATTCCAGATAAAGAAAAAGGATCTGCTCGCTACTGGATTGGCGGATTGTTTTTTGGTTTGGGTTGGGCATTAGTAGGTTCTTGTCCTGGTCCTATATTTATTTTGCTTGGCGCTGGTTTTTGGACCGTCCTTATAGTGTTGTTCGGGGCTCTTTTGGGAACTTATTTATATGGTTTATTGAAAAATAAATTACCTCATTAA
- a CDS encoding ATP-dependent Clp protease adaptor ClpS, translating to MSTKEKVRERVSVKESIAFNNEIVVYNDDINTFDHVIETLIRVCDHTPEQAEQCSLIVHYNGKCTVKTGPYDKLKMQCTQLLEAGINAEII from the coding sequence ATGAGTACAAAAGAAAAAGTAAGAGAGCGAGTAAGTGTAAAAGAGTCTATTGCATTTAATAATGAAATTGTAGTTTACAATGATGATATAAATACTTTTGACCACGTTATAGAAACCTTAATAAGAGTTTGTGATCACACTCCGGAACAAGCAGAACAATGTTCCTTAATTGTACATTATAATGGTAAATGTACCGTAAAAACCGGTCCGTATGATAAATTAAAAATGCAATGTACACAATTACTAGAAGCCGGTATTAATGCGGAGATAATTTAA
- a CDS encoding porin has translation MKKLILLLFLMTGVVVFAQVSIQQNKQDNDLKLSALPYYSFGKGIGITSPDSLFQMNIRFRIQNRVSYINNEDEPAGYDGQIRRLRLRFDGYVGSPKFLYAVQLSFAPGDVGEIKDGENLNIIRDAVVFYRPNKNWNLSFGQTKLPGNRQRVNSSGGLQLTDRSINNTKFTIDRDFGFQVHNLNEFQNSFSYNFKGALSTGEGRNITGNADSGIAVTTKVELFPFGAFSRDGTYFEGDIVREQKPKFMLSGAFQQNNNAKRTQGQLGNDLFQERTMKSVLIDAMFKYNGWAAMSSYMSRSTSKNAITINPIDNSQVSYAFVGEGFDYQLSYNFPSNYEFIGRFSNQKVGDDIKTLAPNAKQYSIGVTKYIWEHAFKVQSELTFDTLHYYNGDKRNNWFLRFQIEIGI, from the coding sequence ATGAAAAAACTTATTTTACTACTATTCCTTATGACTGGAGTAGTTGTCTTTGCTCAAGTTTCAATACAACAAAACAAGCAGGATAATGATTTAAAATTATCTGCTTTGCCATATTATAGTTTTGGAAAAGGTATTGGTATCACTTCTCCTGATAGTTTATTTCAAATGAATATTCGTTTTAGAATACAAAACAGAGTATCCTACATAAATAATGAAGATGAACCAGCAGGATACGACGGTCAAATACGCAGGTTGAGATTGCGTTTTGATGGATATGTGGGTTCACCAAAGTTTTTATATGCCGTTCAGCTTTCATTTGCTCCTGGTGATGTAGGCGAAATCAAAGATGGAGAAAATCTAAATATAATAAGAGATGCTGTTGTTTTTTATAGACCTAACAAAAATTGGAATTTAAGTTTTGGACAAACTAAACTACCTGGGAACAGACAACGTGTAAACTCATCAGGGGGATTACAACTTACAGATAGGTCAATTAATAATACTAAGTTTACTATTGATAGGGATTTTGGTTTTCAGGTACACAACTTGAATGAGTTTCAAAATAGTTTTTCATACAATTTTAAAGGAGCGTTATCTACTGGTGAAGGTAGAAATATAACTGGAAATGCTGACTCAGGTATTGCAGTTACAACTAAAGTTGAGTTGTTTCCTTTTGGAGCCTTTTCAAGAGATGGCACTTATTTTGAGGGCGACATTGTGCGTGAACAAAAACCTAAATTTATGTTGTCTGGCGCTTTTCAGCAAAATAATAATGCAAAACGTACACAGGGTCAATTAGGAAATGATTTATTTCAAGAAAGAACAATGAAATCCGTTTTGATTGATGCAATGTTTAAGTACAACGGGTGGGCTGCAATGTCTAGCTATATGTCACGTTCAACATCAAAAAATGCAATTACTATCAACCCAATAGATAATTCTCAAGTGAGTTATGCTTTTGTAGGTGAAGGATTTGATTATCAATTGAGTTATAATTTTCCATCAAATTATGAATTCATAGGTCGTTTCTCTAATCAAAAAGTGGGTGATGATATTAAAACTTTAGCTCCTAATGCCAAACAATACAGTATCGGTGTGACTAAGTATATTTGGGAACATGCTTTTAAAGTACAAAGTGAACTCACTTTTGATACACTTCATTATTATAATGGAGACAAAAGAAACAATTGGTTTTTGCGCTTTCAAATAGAAATTGGGATATAA
- the kdsA gene encoding 3-deoxy-8-phosphooctulonate synthase, with amino-acid sequence MNIQNIPQIKHTDSGNFFLLAGPCAIEGETMALQIAEKLVGITNDLKIPFVFKGSFKKANRSRIDSFSGIGDEKALKILRKVSETFNVPTVTDIHTNEDAAMAAQYVDVLQIPAFLVRQTDLVVAAANTGKVVNLKKGQFMSPESMKHAVQKVLDCQNKNVMVTDRGTMFGYQDMIVDFRGIPTMQQYASTVLDVTHSLQQPNQTAGVTGGRPDMIETVAKAGIAVGVDGIFIETHFDPANAKSDGANMLHLDYFESLMVKLVAIRQTIKQF; translated from the coding sequence ATGAATATTCAAAATATCCCACAAATTAAACATACTGACAGCGGTAATTTCTTTTTACTAGCAGGTCCTTGCGCTATTGAAGGAGAGACAATGGCTTTACAAATTGCTGAAAAACTAGTAGGAATTACTAATGATTTAAAAATACCTTTTGTTTTTAAAGGGTCTTTTAAAAAAGCAAATCGCTCCAGAATTGATAGTTTTTCTGGAATTGGAGATGAAAAAGCATTAAAAATACTGAGAAAAGTTTCAGAAACATTTAATGTGCCTACGGTAACAGATATTCATACCAATGAAGATGCTGCAATGGCGGCACAATATGTTGATGTACTTCAAATTCCTGCTTTCTTGGTAAGACAAACTGACCTAGTAGTAGCTGCGGCAAATACAGGTAAAGTTGTAAACTTAAAAAAAGGACAATTTATGAGTCCAGAAAGCATGAAACATGCGGTTCAAAAAGTATTGGATTGCCAAAACAAAAATGTAATGGTGACAGATCGAGGTACCATGTTTGGATATCAAGATATGATTGTAGATTTTAGAGGTATACCTACTATGCAACAATATGCGTCTACGGTTCTAGATGTTACGCATTCTTTACAGCAACCAAATCAAACTGCAGGTGTCACAGGTGGCAGACCAGACATGATAGAAACTGTTGCGAAAGCCGGAATTGCTGTAGGTGTTGATGGTATTTTCATTGAAACCCATTTTGATCCTGCAAATGCAAAAAGTGATGGGGCAAATATGTTGCATTTAGATTATTTTGAATCTCTAATGGTGAAACTTGTTGCCATAAGACAAACGATTAAACAATTTTAA
- a CDS encoding YeeE/YedE family protein produces the protein MEVVFQTWPWYVSGLLIGFIMLALIYFGKSFGMSSNLRSLCSIAGLGKRVSFFDFDWKAQRWNLVVVLGAMLGGFVAVHFMSDASNVDINPKTVAQLAQLGIEAPNGKLMPDALFGTAILESPKSIFILLIGGVLIGFGSRYAGGCTSGHAISGLSNLQLPSLKAVIGFFIGGLIMAHFLLPLILN, from the coding sequence ATGGAAGTAGTTTTTCAAACATGGCCTTGGTATGTTTCTGGTTTACTGATAGGATTTATTATGTTAGCACTTATTTATTTTGGGAAGTCTTTCGGTATGTCATCAAATTTAAGATCTCTTTGTTCTATTGCAGGTTTAGGCAAACGAGTATCGTTTTTTGATTTTGACTGGAAAGCACAACGCTGGAATTTAGTAGTCGTTCTTGGAGCTATGTTAGGTGGATTTGTCGCTGTTCATTTCATGAGTGATGCTTCAAATGTGGATATTAATCCTAAAACAGTAGCACAATTAGCACAACTTGGGATTGAAGCTCCCAACGGAAAATTAATGCCGGATGCACTTTTTGGAACAGCTATTTTAGAATCCCCAAAAAGTATCTTCATACTTCTTATTGGTGGGGTTTTAATTGGTTTTGGTTCCCGTTATGCCGGTGGATGTACCTCAGGACATGCCATTTCAGGCTTGAGTAATTTACAACTACCTTCTTTAAAAGCGGTTATCGGTTTTTTTATTGGGGGTCTTATTATGGCTCATTTTTTACTTCCTTTAATCCTAAATTAA
- a CDS encoding PAS domain-containing sensor histidine kinase, giving the protein MYKETIHEASSRTNYHFDNFFNISADLICIAGFDGYFKRINPAVSKLLGFTEEELYSRPISSFVYAPDLQITIETREEVYKNNPLLNFENRYLTKSGEIVWLSWTSMPVQSEKLVYAIAKNITHKKKVEEERNLLLTNLTQINKELTLLSHKTSHDLKSPINNMLSVFSLIDVSKINDPETLELIHILKQTSENLKQTLNESIDDLVDKTNINTAIEEINLKESLTEVLESISSLVNDSKAAIHIDFSEFENVIFNKAYIKSIFLNLITNSIKYAKPNQSPVITINSRKNNGVNQLIFADNGVGFDMDKVKDKIFGLYEKFHSNIDSNGIGLYLVYNHITSLGGRIAVESKINEGATFIISFKY; this is encoded by the coding sequence ATGTACAAGGAAACAATCCATGAAGCTTCGTCTAGAACAAATTATCATTTTGACAATTTTTTTAATATCTCAGCTGATTTAATATGCATTGCTGGTTTTGATGGATATTTTAAAAGAATTAATCCTGCTGTTTCAAAGTTATTAGGTTTTACAGAAGAGGAGTTGTATTCTAGACCAATTAGTAGTTTTGTATACGCCCCCGACCTGCAAATTACCATAGAAACTAGAGAAGAAGTTTATAAAAACAACCCACTTTTAAATTTTGAAAACCGCTATTTAACTAAAAGTGGCGAAATAGTTTGGTTATCTTGGACATCAATGCCTGTTCAGTCGGAGAAATTAGTGTATGCCATCGCAAAAAATATCACTCATAAAAAAAAGGTTGAAGAAGAGCGCAATTTACTCCTTACTAATCTTACGCAAATTAATAAAGAACTAACTCTGTTGTCTCACAAAACATCTCATGATTTAAAATCTCCCATAAATAACATGCTCTCGGTTTTCAGTCTTATTGATGTTTCAAAAATAAATGATCCTGAAACATTAGAATTAATACATATTTTAAAACAAACTAGTGAAAATTTAAAGCAAACTTTAAATGAGTCAATTGATGATTTAGTAGACAAAACTAATATTAATACAGCAATTGAAGAAATCAATTTAAAAGAATCCCTTACTGAAGTTCTTGAATCTATAAGTTCCTTAGTAAATGATTCCAAAGCGGCAATTCATATTGACTTTTCAGAATTTGAAAATGTAATATTTAATAAAGCATATATAAAAAGTATTTTTTTGAATTTAATTACTAATTCCATAAAGTATGCTAAGCCAAATCAATCGCCAGTTATTACTATTAATTCGAGAAAAAATAATGGAGTAAACCAATTAATTTTTGCGGATAACGGAGTCGGTTTTGATATGGATAAAGTAAAAGATAAAATTTTTGGACTATATGAAAAGTTCCATAGTAATATTGATAGTAATGGAATAGGATTGTATTTGGTTTACAATCACATTACAAGTTTAGGAGGAAGAATTGCGGTAGAAAGTAAAATAAATGAAGGTGCCACATTTATTATTTCATTCAAATATTGA